The following proteins are co-located in the Mus pahari chromosome 14, PAHARI_EIJ_v1.1, whole genome shotgun sequence genome:
- the Faxdc2 gene encoding fatty acid hydroxylase domain-containing protein 2 has translation MAGHMESPRSHEKSDQLLQEGHIWSSMRNTTLIQGSGLLLLLVFWNSVTWHLQRFWDASGYFCQTQWEKLLSTFGGYEWILYYIGVVLVPGLCFWGFNGLLLLVDTTGKPTFISRYRIQLGKNEPVDPVKLRQSIHTVLFNQNFISIPMLVIYYPFLKWRRDPFCRELPTFHWFLVEMALFTLLQEILFYYAHRLLHQPLLYKKTHKKHHEWTAPIGVVSIYADPVEHVFANMLPVLVGPLATGSHLSSITVWLTMVLIVSTITHTGYHLPFLPSPEFHDYHHRKSNQCYGVLGLMDHLHGTDTLFKQTKAYERHIILLGLTPLSESIPDSPKKTRSALGPSGPFPYQ, from the exons ATGGCAGGACACATGGAAAGTCCAAGAAGCCATGAGAAATCGGACCAG CTCCTACAGGAGGGACACATCTGGAGCTCCATGAGGAACACAACTCTCATCCAAGGCTCTGGGCTGCTCCTGTTGTTGGTCTTCTGGAACTCAGTCACATG GCATCTTCAAAGATTTTGGGATGCTTCCGGCTACTTTTGCCAGACCCAGTGGGAGAAACTGCTGTCTACATTCGGAGGCTACGAGTGGATCCTGTACTATATAG gtgTTGTCCTGGTGCCGGGGCTGTGCTTCTGGGGCTTCAATGGCCTTCTACTGCTGGTGGACACAACAGGAAAGCCCACCTTCATCTCCCGCTACCGCATCCAACTTGGCAAGAATGAGCCG GTAGACCCCGTGAAGTTGCGTCAGTCTATCCACACAGTTCTCTTCAACCAGAACTTCATCTCGATCCCCATGCTGGTCATCTACTATCCCTTCTTGAAGTGGCGGAGAGATCCTTTCTGCCGAGAGCTGCCTACCTTCCACTGGTTCCTGGTGGAGATGGCCCTTTTCACCCTTTTGCAGGAAATCTTGTTCTACTACGCACATAG GCTCCTTCACCAACCATTGTTGTACAAGAAAACTCACAAGAAACATCATGAATGGACGGCACCCATTGGTGTGGTCTCGATCTATGCCGACCCTGTAGAACATGTG TTTGCCAACATGTTGCCAGTTTTGGTGGGTCCTCTAGCAACAGGCTCTCACTTGTCCTCCATCACTGTGTGGTTAACCATGGTTCTCATCGTCAGCACGATCACCCACACTGGCTACCACCTGCCCTTCCTGCCTTCGCCCGAGTTCCATGACTACCACCATCGCAA gtcTAACCAGTGCTACGGGGTACTGGGGTTGATGGACCACCTGCACGGGACTGATACCTTGTTTAAGCAGACCAAGGCTTATGAGAGGCACATCATCCTGCTGGGCTTGACCCCGCTCTCAGAAAGCATCCCTGATTCTCCAAAGAAGACAAGGAGTGCACTTGGACCATCTGGCCCGTTCCCTTATCAGTAG